GCCGTGCGTTTTACGGACGGTAAAGAAGTCGACCACTACGACTCCTACGTCTACACCGATAAGCCTCTAAAAAGCTTTATTAACGGCCTCACTGGCATAACCCAGGACAAGATCCAAAATGCTCCTCAACTCGAGCAGGTCCTCAGTGAATTCAAGGCCTTTGTAGGAGACCGGCCCTTGATCGGATACAATGCCAAAAAGAGCGACCTACCCATCCTACTTGAAAATGGCTTGGATCTAGAAGACCAGTACGCTGTCGATGTCTTTGACGAGGCTTTCGAACGTCGTCCATCTGACCTCCACGGCATTAAAAATCTCCAACTCCACACCGTTGCAGAATTTTTGGGGGTAGCAGGAAAATCACACGATAGCTTAGAAGACGCCCGCATGACAGCTCTTGTCTACGAACAATTCCTCGAATTTGATCAAGGCCGCACCCTCCTTGAAGAACAAGAGAACTTCTCCACCAACCCCTTCGGAGGCTTGGACTTATCCGGATTTTTTGATGAATAAAAAGAGAGAGTGGGACAGAAATCGGTAATTCGTTAGAATTCGATTTCGTCGTCCCACCTCCGCACAGTTGAGTAGGGCTGTAAAAGCTGAAGAAATCAGCGTAGTAGAGCCCACTCAACCACTGCGTCTGGCTCAACAATCCAAAAACAATTAAGAGGCTAGGACTTTTGTCCCAGCCTCTTTTGAATTAATGAAAACTTCTTTAGCTTAAAATGGTAATTTTCCTGCGAAAGCACCGAGTTTTTTCTTGGTTGCCGCATCAATTTCTTCAATGGCAGCATTGATGGCTTGCACCGTCATATCAGAAAGAGTTTCTGTATCTTCTGGGTCGACCACTGCAGCATTGAAATCGATGGAAACAACCTTCTTATCACCTGTAAGAGTTGCAACAACCAAGTCTTGAGCAGATTTCCCTACAAATTGAGTTGCGGCTAATTCTGCTTGGCTTTGCTCCATTTGCTTTTGCAATTTTTGAGCTTGCTTCATCATATTTTGCATATTCATCATAGTAATGACATTCCTTCCAACTTCTGAAATTTACAGTTCATTATACCATTTTTTAGACGCTTGGAAAAGCCTAGGTGAGGGAACTCTGACATCATGCCTGCTGTTTCAGGCAATTTCATGAAGAGAGAAAAGAGTTTTGAAATCTGTGGGCCTCATCTTCCCTTAAAAGCCAGAATGTTCTTTCAAATACTCCTCTTCTTCCTTGGTCGAAGGCCGTCCTAAGATGGCATTCCGATGTGGATAACGCCCAAATTGTTGAAGAATGTCCATGTGCATCTTCTCATACTTCAAACGCTTTTCTAAGCCCGGTTGATCAAATAGGCGCAGAGCTTCTTCATGAATGGTTAAAGATTCCGAATGCATAAAAGGCATGTAGAAAAATCCTCTTTGTACAACTGGTAGATCCAAGGCTTGCTCTAAGCCTTCTTGGGCCAAGACCAAGGCCAGGGAATCTGTCGCAAAAGCTTGGGCAGTCCCTCGAAAAATATTGCGAGGAATTTGGTCCAAGAGCAAAATCTCTGCTAAACGCCCTTCTGCCGTAGCCCGCCAGTGAAACAATTCCCCACGACTGGCCTTCCAATAAAGTTCCTCAAAGCGCTCCCGCATTTCTTGATCCAGTGCTTCTGATTTTTTGAACCAATCCTCTGGCTTCAACTCTTCGAACCAGAACCTTATCACTTCCTTCATTGCTTAACCTGCCATAATTTTTTCTTTTGTTTTTTCATCCAATGCATCATTCATCCGGCCGTACTTATATCCAGCCAAATCCAAGGCTACATAGGTAAATCCGATTTTTTTCATGTAGTCATTGATCTTGTCATGCAGTTGGATGGCTTTAAGCAGATGGTCTTCTTCCACTTCGATGCGCGCCAAGTCTCCATGCACACGCACACGGACTTGCTCAAAGCCAAGTCCTACAAGGAACTCTTCCCCTTCAAAAACCCGTTGTACATTTTCTGAAGTGATTTTCACTCCGTATGGGAAGCGTGAGGCAACGCTACAAGATGGCACCTTATTCCAATTGGAGACCCCTCTTTCCTTGGCCAATTGACGAATTTCTGTCTTATAGAGGCCGGCTTCTTGCAAGACACTGCGGACACCCGCTTCGTCCCGAGCCTTGATACCAGGGCGAAAATCGTCGATATCATCCATAATATTGCCGTCTACCAATTGCTTAAAGCCCAGTTCTGTAACTGAATCCTTAATAGTTTGGTACATCAATTGTTTGGTGTAATACCAAATATTGGGCGTATTGGCAGCAATCCGTGGATCACTCAATTCTCTCATTTCCAGTCCAAGCACAGGTGCTCCTAGCTGATCGGCCAAGTCGAGCGCTAGATCGAATTCTTCATTTGAAAACATCTCAGAGTTCACGACGGCCGCAATAACATTGTCAGGTCCCAAGGTATCCAAGGCCACCTTCAAGAGATAAGAGCTGTCAATCCCACCTGAATAGGTAACGGCTACCTTTCCGATTTTTCGTAAAATATCTTGTAATTTTTCTTCTTTTTCTTTTCTGATTTGTGCTTCTGTTGCCATGTTAGAATGTTTCCCTTCCAATAAATTCTTCGATTCGTTCGATGTCCAAAATAACGATCTTTTGCTGTCGAATGTCTAAAACACCCTCCCGCTTTAATTCGTTCAGGATGCGGTTGACACTGTTTCGGGTTGAGATCCCACAAAAACCAGCAATATCTTCGTTGGTAATATTAAAATCAATCAAGAAGCCGTCTTCTTGCTCCACACCAAACAAACTGCTTAGTTTTTGCAAATGAAAACAAACCGCCCCTTTTTTACCATTCATCATCATATACTGCTGAGACTCCATACTTTCAGACAGTTTATTACGATAATAGTCCCTCACATAGTCCTGCAGCTCTTTATGCTCTTTGACAAAATTCCAAAACTTGACCCGAGGAATACGATAAAAACTTGCTTCTTCTGTCTCCACTCGCACATTGAAAGGTGAGTCTGTATAGTTGGACACCTCATCACGAATCAAAGAGACAATGTCAATGGCTTTTAGATAGGAAAAGTTAAACTCACGCCCATCACGCATGATGACACTTGTCTTGACCACACCTTCTTTCAAGATGTAGATGTAATCCTCTTTGATCCCACGATAGGAGAGGTAACTATGGTATTTTTTCTTGACGATCGGCGTTCGCCTATCTTCCAAAAATTTCACTAAAAATTCTGAATTCACGACGGTTTTTCCTCCCCATCTGCTCTTTCTTGAAATCACACTAATGATACACCTGTTCTTAAACAATATAGTTAACATTTGTTGACATCAATTGATGCACACCTCTTTTTAAAAAGAATTATACTATAAGTATCAGTATTAATAAAGGAGATCGCAAATAATGGTAGAAATTAAATTACCGTACGACAAAAAATCGATTGTTGCAAAGATTCCAGATGAAAACTTTGCAGGATTGTTAGAGTCTAAGGCGGAAAACTTCCATAACCCACTGTCTGAAGAAGAAACTGTTGAACGTTCAATGGACAACCCTATCGGCAGCCCTACTTTGGAAGAACTTGCTAAAGGCAAAAAAGACATCGTGTTGATCAGTTCTGACCACACTCGTCCCGTTCCTTCTCACATCATCACTCCAATCATTTTGCGTCGTATTCGCTCAGTTAACCCTGATGCACGCGTGCGTATCTTGGTTGCTACTGGTTTCCACCGTCCTTCAACTCGTGAAGAATTGATCAATAAATACGGCCAAGAAATCGTTGACAATGAAGAAATCGTTATGCACATTTCAACAAACGACGATGACATGGTTAAAATTGGACAACTCCCTTCAGGTGGTGACTGTATCATCAACAAAATCGCTGCTGAAGCTGACTTGTTGATAGCAGAAGGATTCATCGAATCTCACTTCTTCGCTGGATTCTCAGGTGGACGTAAATCAGTCCTTCCAGGTATCGCATCATACAAAACTATCATGGCGAACCACTCAGGTGACTTCATCAATTCTGATAAGGCACGTACTGGTAACCTTGACCACAACCCAATCCACGAAGATATGCTTTACGCTGCTCGTACTGCAAACTTGGCCTTCATCGTCAACGTTGTATTGGACGGCGAAAAACACATCATCGGATCTTTCGCTGGGGACATGGTTGAAGCCCACAAAGTTGGTTGTGACTTCGTTGCAGACTTGGCACATGTGTCTAAGATCGAAAGCGACATCACAATTTCAACAAACGGTGGTTTCCCACTTGACCAAAATATCTACCAAGCTGTTAAAGGGATGACTGCAGCCGAAGCTTCTAACAAAGAAGGCGGAACAATCATCATGGTGGCTGGATGTGCAGATGGTCACGGTGGAGAAGGTTTCTATCGCAACCTTGCTGACGTAGAAGATCCAAAAGAATTCTTGGAACAAGCCATCAATACACCTCGTTTAGAGACTGTCCCAGACCAATGGACTTCTCAAATCTTGGCACGTATTTTGGTACACCACCATGTTATCTTTGTATCTGACCTTGTAGATCCTGAATTGATCACAGGTATGCATATGGAACTTGCAACTTCATTTGACGAAGCGCTTGAAAAAGCCTTTGCTCGTGAAGGAAAAGATGCTAAAGTAGCAGTTATCCGCGACGGACTTTCTGTCGTTGTTGAATAGAATCAAACATGGATTTTCAACCCAATCTAGAACAAACACTCCGTTCTTTGCAAGCAGGTCATCTCTCCGTTGAGGATGCGCTTGAGCAAATCAACGGGGTTAAAGAACTAGGGTATGCAGCAATTGATACTGACCGGCAACGTCGCAACGGCTTCCCTGAAGTCGTATACGGCGAAGGAAAGACAGTTGAGCAAATTGAAGGAATCCTGCAATTTCTTTCACAAAAAGAATTGCCGATCCTCACAACAAGAGTCTCTCTCCAAAAGGGAGAGGCTCTTTCTCAGCGCTTTCCGACTGGCCACTATTATCCAGAAGCCCGCTGCTTCGTTCTCAACTCTAAAAAGGAAGAAGCCGATCCTGAACACTACATTGCGGTCGTCACAGCAGGGACAAGTGATGTTCCTGTTGCAGAAGAAGCTGCAGTCACTGCAGAAACCTTTGGCCATTCGGTTCGCCGAATCTATGATGTGGGAGTCGCCGGCATCCATCGCCTCTTCAATCGCTTAGAAGAGATCCAAAAAGCCAGTGTGATCATCGTGATTGCTGGTATGGAAGGAGCTCTTGTCAGTGTCGTAGGAGGCCTTGTGGATGTCCCCGTTATTGCCGTTCCGACTAGTATTGGATACGGAAGCAACCTTCAAGGGCTAACGACCCTGATGAGTATGTTGACCTCTTGCGCTTCTGGCGTAACGGTCGTCAACATTGATAACGGATTTGGTGCAGCTTATTCAGCATGTATGATCAATCGACTCAACCACAATCGAAAGGAAAACTGATGACCAGTCTATTTTTAGAACCTTTTTCTGGAATAAGTGGCGATATGCTCAATGGTCTTCTTGTGGACCTTGGGGCAGATGTCGAGCTTCTTCACACAGAACTCGAGAAACTGGGAGTGGATGGTTTCCACCTCCACGTTCATCGCGTCGCAAAAAGCGCAATTTGGGGAACTGATTTCGATGTTCACCTTCACCACGGGGAGAAAGATACGGGGATTGAAGGTGATTTTGATCACGATCATGAACATCATCATGATCACGAACATCATCACGATCACGAACATCATCACGATCACGAACATCATCACGATCACGAACATCATCACGATCACGAACATCATCACGATCACGAACATCATCACGATCACGAACATCATCACGATCACGAACATCATCACGATCATGAACACCATCACGATCATGAACACCATCATCACCATTCCCACGCGGATGCTCGCAGTTATGCGGATATCCACGATCTGATTGCCGCTTCACAGTTGAGTCCTTTTGTGAAAGAAAAGAGTCTTGAAGTCTTTCTTGATATCGCAAAGGCCGAAGCAGCTGTGCATAACATGCCTGTCGAACAGATTCATTTCCATGAAATTGGTGCAATTGATTCCATCGTCGACATCGTTAGCTTTTTCATCCTAGTGGAATCGCTCGGTATCGATACAGTTTACTCTACTCCTCTCACTGAGGGAAGTGGGACCATTTCAGTTGCCCATGGAGAAATGCCTGTTCCGGTTCCCGCTGTGATGCAGTTGAGAAAAGGAACGACTATTCCGATTACTCAAGACTTCACAGTTAAAACGGAGTTGATTACTCCGACAGGGTTAGCCCTCCTTAAAGCATTGTCACCAATCTTTGAACCAATCCCCTCTCACCTTTCCATCGAAAGTGTGGGATATGGATTTGGTAAAAGAGAGACTGGAAAATTCAATGCTTTACGCGGTTCGCTATTGAAAGAAGACACCACTCACAGCACCACTGTTGTTCATCGCACGGAAGATCAAATTATTGAGATCACCACTACGATCGATGATCAAACACCAGAGCAACTTGGTTATATTATCCACCGTTTCCTGGACGCTGGAGCTTTAGATGTCTACTATCGTAGCGTCGTTATGAAAAAGAATCGCCCTGGCTTTGAATTGATTCTCTTGATTCAAGGAAGTCAGTTGGAAGATTTTTCAGCCCTCTTGTTCAAAGAAACCAGTACCATTGGTTTTCGATACCAACAAGTCGACCGAAAGGTCATGCAACGTCGATTTGAACAAATCGATACGGAATTTGGACCCGTTACGGTAAAAATTAACCAGTACGGATCTACCACTAAAAAAACACTTGAATACGAAGACTGTCAGCGTATTGCTACGGAGATGCAGTTGCCGATTCAAGAAGTTTATCACCAATTACAAAAATACATTTATTAATTTAGGAGACATTAATTAACATGACACATCAATTACTTGCAGAAGTTATGAGTACAGCTTTGATGATTATCTTCGGGGTTGGCGTACACTGTGACGACGTTTTGAAGAAAACAAAATATGCTGGAACTGGACACTTATTCGCGATCACTACATGGGCATTCGGTATCACTGTCTGCTTGTTCGTCTTTGGCGGCGTTTCAATGAACCCTGCTATGGCTTTGTTGAAAGTCCTTCTTGGTAAATTGACAATCGCTCAATTCTTCCCAATTGCAATCGCTGAAATGATAGGTGCCTTCCTTGGTGCAGTCATTGCTTACTTTATGTACGCAGACCACTTCAAGATTTCTGAAGGTCAAATTGATGGTGTTGCTATCCGTAACATCTTCTCAACTAACCCTAACTGCCGTAACCTTCCACGTAACTACTTCGTCGAAGCGTTCGCAACATTTATCTTCTTGACATCTATCATGGCTGCTGAACACGCCAACGAAGCAATGCTTCCATTCACTGTTGGTTTGATCGTTTGGGCTATCGGTATGGGTCTTGGTGGTACTACAGGTTTCGCGATGAACCAAGCGCGTGACCTTGGACCTCGTTTCGCTTACCAAATCTTGCCAATCAAAGATAAAGTAAACAACGACTGGCAATATGGTCTTCTTGTACCAGGTACTGCTCCATTTGTTGGTGCTGTCCTTGCCTTCTTCTTCATCCGTTACTTCCTTGGAATCATGTAATAAGTTGATCGAAGAATCATTCAAAAGCAAGCATCGAAAGATGCTTGTTTTTTTGATTCCTTCATTTTCCGAAGCCGTCCATAAAATGATATAATGGACAAAGCAAATCATGAAAGAAACAAAAGAAGGAAGAACGACATGACTCATTTTCACACCATTGTCATCGGCGGTGGCCCAGCAGGTATGATGGCGACCATTGCCAGCGCCTCTTATGGCCAACCTACGCTACTGATCGAAAAAAATAAAAAGCTGGGTAAGAAACTTGCAGGTACCGGAGGGGGGCGCTGTAATGTCACAAACAACGGGACCTTAGACGATTTGATGGCCGGTATCCCTGGAAATGGCCGTTTCCTTTACAGTGTGTTTTCCCAATTTGATAATCATGATATCATCCAATTTTTTACCGATAATGGCGTCAAGTTAAAAGTCGAAGACCATGGCCGGGTCTTTCCTGTTAGTGATCAATCTCGCACCATTATTCAAGCCTTAGAAAATAAGATTCTTGAGCTTAGTGCTAGCATTGCCACCAACTGTGAAGTGGTCTCTGTCACCAAGCCAGAAGACGTCTTCATCGTCAAATCATCTGAAAATACTTGGACAGCCGATAAGCTGATCGTTACGACTGGAGGCAAATCCTACCCTTCTACCGGCTCTACTGGCTACGGACACGAAATCGCCCGCCACTTCAAACACACCATCACCGATCTAGAAGCGGCAGAAAGTCCTCTTTTGACAGATTTTCCACACAAGGCCCTCCAAGGGATCTCTCTGACAGATGTGACCCTCAGCTACGGCAAACACATCATCACACACGACCTGCTCTTTACCCATTTTGGACTTTCTGGCCCTGCAGCCCTTCGGATGTCTAGCTTTGTTAAAGGCGGGGAAATCTTATCTCTAGACCTCCTTCCGACCACTTCTTCTCAAGTGTTAAAAGACTTTCTAGAAGAGCATCGAGAAAAGGCGATTAAAAATAGCCTCAAAGCCCTGCTTCCTGAACGATTAGCTGATTTCTTGGCGCAAGGATTCCCTGAAAAAGCCAAGCAACTCACTCCTCCTCAAACAGAAGAGCTCATTCAAAAGATCAAAGAGCTGCCTATCCCCGTCACTGGGAAGATGTCACTAGCCAAGTCCTTTGTCACCAAGGGCGGTGTCAGCCTTAAAGAAATCAATCCTAAAACCCTAGAAAGTAAGCTCGTTCCTGGACTCCACTTTGCAGGAGAAGTCCTCGATATCAATGCCCATACAGGCGGTTTCAATATTACAGCCGCCCTCTGCACCGGTTGGGTAGCAGGGAGCCCTCATTACTAAAAAAACGAACTCGATTTTCCATCGAGTTCGTCTTTTTATTGTTCTTTGGTTAATGAAAAACGGAAATCATTGTATTTGGTGTAGTCAAATTCTGTATTGACAGGCGCTGTGAAAACAATCGGGGTATAATGGCCTTCTTCCAAGACAAAACCTGGCTCCAGTCGGAAGTTGGCTACACCTAGCCCTGTGATCCCAGGAAGCAAGGCATCAGCTCCATCCAATCCTTCTGACTCCCAATAGTAGATATTGCCTGTTGCTTTTACTGCTCTTGCTGTATAGGTAGCTGTCCGAGTTGGTTCGCTATCATTTTTGAAGCTAACCACTGTTGTCACATCTCCATTGGCATCCACTGTCATTTTAATCGCATCCGCTTGTGGGCTAGATCCTACCCAAGTTCCCACCAGTTCTGCAGGGACAGTAGCTTGCGTCGTAGTAGACGCATTGTCAGTCTTACTAGAGTCTTTTGCAGCTGTCGCGCTACTGGCTTGAGTCGAAGAGCTAGCTGTATCGTTTGCCTGAGAGGAAGATGCCGCACTCTTTTTGCTATTACTTTTGGCTTTTTTCTCTACCTTGCTGGTAGATGCTTTTTCGGATGAGGAAGCTGTTTTTTTATCCTTAGCACCACAACCACCGAGAGCTAGACCAAGTGAAGCAGCCACCAGAACAGCGGCACTCCAACGGAAGATTGATTTTTTCATACGATCACCTCTTTATCTTTCTGACTTCCATTATACTCCAATTGTTACAAAAATCAAGTTTTTTTGTAACAATTGTAATTTTTTTGTAACATATTTTTCCATTTAAAACACCAATCGCAATAGGGCGATCAAGACAATTCCAAACAAAACGGTTCCCATAAGGTTTTTGTAACGAAAGGCGACAAAGAGACTGGGAATGGTCACTACTAGGTCCAACCAGTGAAACTGCGGGAGGCTTCCAATTTTTCCATCTACTAAGCTTGATAAAACCAAGGCAAAGATAATGGAAATGGGCAGGTATTTGAGAAAGCGGGTCACAGGAGCCGGCAGTCCCTTGTATTTGACTAAGAGGAAGGGCAAGATCCGAGGAATCCAGGTAACGAGGGCTGAGGCCAGAATGGCCATGAAGATATAACTATTCACGCGCATCACAGACCACCCCCACAAAACAGCCGATCAAGGTCGCAGCTAACACTGCTAGAGGTTGCGAAACAAAAAAGAGTAAGAGAAAGAAACTCACTGCTACTGCTAACAGCACCATGAGCATGGTCTTGGTCTTTTCTGTTAGTTGCATTCCTTGAAACTGGGCTGCAAAAATCCCAATAAACATAGCCACTAAGGCAAAATCAAGCCCAAAAGCCTTTGGATCAGGTAGGAGAGATCCCAGAGCTGTTCCGATAACCGTCGCACTGATCCAAGCCACATAGCCTACTAGATTGTTCCCATGCATCCAAGGAACTGTAATGGTATCCGTCTTTAACTTCTCACTCAAGTAGACCCCATAACTCTCATCGGTCAGGAGACTTCCAATCCCAATGGTATGAGCAAGGCTCGCATCCTTAAAATCCGTGGACGTATGCAGACTCATCAACATATTCCGGAGATTGATCAAACACACCGTCAAGGCCATATTCAGAATCGAAGAGTGGGCCGCAATCAGAGAGAGCATCGCAAACTGAGCTGCCCCAGCATAGACCAAGACACTCATCAAGGCCATCTCCAAAGGAGAAAGATAGGGAGACGCCACCACACCGCAAGCTAGGCCAATACTGATATAGCCCAAAGCAGTCGGTAGCGCGTCCCTCACCCCCTGCCAAAAATCTTTTTCCACTCTCTCACTCCTTTCTGAATCATTGACCTCTATTATAACACAAGAAAAAAAGTTGAAAAGGGACCAATGAGAGAGAATGGATAAGCCTCGATATATTTCTATCTCTCCCCTAATGATTCACTTTTAAATCCGACATCTCTAATGACATCTTTTCTTCTTGTGTCATGCTCTCGACAATTTGTTTTTGCTCGCTGGATATTGGCAAGATCAAAATCGTAGCAGATTGATCCGGCAATGCTCCACTGTCACTAATTTTATAGCCAATCCGTTGATGTTGATAAATGAATTGCCCATCATATTTCCAATTTAATGAAAAGTCAAAATCCTTATCAATTTGAAATCCAGCTTTGTTAATCAATAGAAAAACGGCATATTCTTGTTGATTAGATGAGAAAGTTGCTCCAGTATAGTTGATCGATAGGCTTCCTTTATTTCCAAGTTCTGGATGTTCCTTGGTTAATTTCTTCCCTAATTCAATTACATTTGATTCTTTTCCTTCATACTGTGGTCCCACCACAAACTGCAAGCCTTTTTCATTTTTAACAGTTGAAGACTCTTTTGAAATCTGCTCCGTTTTGCTCTGCGAAGAATCTTTTGATTCCTGTCGAGACTGGACGCATGCTGTTAATGATAGAAGCGCTACTAACAAAACGATCGTTTTTTCATCATTTCTACTCCTTTTTCTTGTCCATTTCATTCTAGTTACTTTTTTCGATGACTATCTCTTCTACACTATCAAACTGTAAATTCCCTGTTTTAGCTCCTAAAAGAACTGGAACTTTACCAAATTCAAAGGTCAATAGAAAAGCCGTAAGAATACCGCCTATCACCAAAAAGATCCCCTCTTGTCCATTATTGTTGAATAAATACATGGCTAAACAGGCCAGTAAGACAACATTTAATAGATGGGCATCAAAAATTTGCTTTCTTTCTGGTATCGGCTTGAAAGTCACCCTGTATCTCTTCCTCGCTGTAGGAAATAGATTCTTAACTTTTTTACGAGCCTTTGCTATAGAAAATCGAAAGAACGCAAAAGATATAAGCATGGCAACCATGAATAAGACCATCTTTAGAAAAATTTGCTGACTAATATCATACTCACTGAATAGATTTTGTAAGAGTCTATAAACCACTCCAACAAATGGCTGGACTATAATGGCTGCTGTCCCTCCTTTTATTTTATTGATGGGTGTGCCTGGAATTTCAACTTTTTTATTTACTTCCATCATCTCAACAGTGATAGCTTCCGTTGGCATCCCCCAATAATAGAGCTTAGGCTTCATGGTACTAGCATCTAACAGAAATTTTTTGCCATTGTACTCTACCAGTTGGTGACAGAAAATACTTGTTTCTTTATATTCTAACATCCTATTTACTTCCTACATGCTTTCAACATAGCGTCCTAGACGGTACTAACCTGATCAAATCCAGCTTTC
Above is a window of Streptococcus sp. LPB0220 DNA encoding:
- a CDS encoding DUF443 family protein, translated to MLEYKETSIFCHQLVEYNGKKFLLDASTMKPKLYYWGMPTEAITVEMMEVNKKVEIPGTPINKIKGGTAAIIVQPFVGVVYRLLQNLFSEYDISQQIFLKMVLFMVAMLISFAFFRFSIAKARKKVKNLFPTARKRYRVTFKPIPERKQIFDAHLLNVVLLACLAMYLFNNNGQEGIFLVIGGILTAFLLTFEFGKVPVLLGAKTGNLQFDSVEEIVIEKSN
- a CDS encoding AzlC family ABC transporter permease, whose amino-acid sequence is MEKDFWQGVRDALPTALGYISIGLACGVVASPYLSPLEMALMSVLVYAGAAQFAMLSLIAAHSSILNMALTVCLINLRNMLMSLHTSTDFKDASLAHTIGIGSLLTDESYGVYLSEKLKTDTITVPWMHGNNLVGYVAWISATVIGTALGSLLPDPKAFGLDFALVAMFIGIFAAQFQGMQLTEKTKTMLMVLLAVAVSFFLLLFFVSQPLAVLAATLIGCFVGVVCDARE